Proteins co-encoded in one Pocillopora verrucosa isolate sample1 chromosome 1, ASM3666991v2, whole genome shotgun sequence genomic window:
- the LOC131781193 gene encoding adhesion G-protein coupled receptor D1, producing MSKLSGTVLFLIEVFILYGNGKNTVDSFTCSITGQFPDPNDCAKFYDCQLPGSEAYLMPCPSRSPIYNPVNNRCMNITNRAQIASLCRSSITPTPRISTSVRSPKPSGILPSPSINVTHSRYTTTPRQLVTTSSFSDPKNSHPTVEPIKTKHCGSVALEEMFKCFENEAGQLKESMARNKTASILDILQTTAEDADDVLGSLTFPRNGSSYLNAFKIVSILEDLWKEAQKRLANSSEIIRIFTKSFLFESANINGEYRFPQESLLYLQKQMHWDELTDQIQLPRKLLSEGKYPCRSVGALYSRLHAIVPVRLSDTNETLRLNSHVISMSLCMPVKHKYQRNILIILKHLKALDENEYTYCAFWNFSKHTIQGRGAWSRDGCHVVTERSNRTHTVCACGHLTNFAVLMGSGEYSVPKADKFALGIITYVGCILSLFGAVGAITSFAVFTQLNTDRHIIHGNLLVSIAISQTIFLFGIEQTENELQCKFTAIMLHYFYLVSFGWMLCEGLHLYTMVVKVFNLSSKIYHYIVLAWGIPALLVLVTAACMYSDYGTKTSCWISPERNTLLAFIIPVAVTTLANIVILGLVLHEICRLHTTGRTCMSDVVRSTLKSLVVLFPLLGVTWLFGLLVFATHSVAFQYLFALSNTMQGFFIFLLHSLFNSEIRKNFKRKKETWKAIKAIRFIRKRLSGSSVVTPLGRQSSLSEKASTFKPSSAE from the exons ATGTCGAAACTGAGTGGCactgttttatttctaattGAG GTTTTCATTCTTTATGGAAATGGGAAGAACACAGTAG aCAGCTTCACGTGCTCAATCACAGGCCAATTCCCCGATCCAAATGACTGTGCAAAGTTTTATGACTGTCAATTACCTGGCAGTGAGGCGTATTTAATGCCATGCCCATCGCGTAGCCCTATTTACAATCCAGTGAATAACAGATGCATGAATATTACAAATAGAG CTCAAATCGCTTCACTTTGTCGCAGTTCAATCACTCCTACTCCTAGGATATCCACGAGCGTCAGGAGCCCGAAGCCGAGTGGAATTTTACCTTCCCCGTCAATCAATGTTACCCACAGCCGATATACAACGACACCACGACAATTAGTGACTACATCTTCATTTTCAG atCCAAAAAATTCTCACCCAACCGTTGAACCAATAAAAACGAAACATTGTGGATCGGTGGCCTTGGAGGAAATG TTTAAGTGTTTCGAGAACGAAGCTGGACAGCTCAAGGAAAGCATGGCGAGAAATAAAACTGCTTCGATACTAGATATTTTACAG ACAACGGCTGAGGATGCCGACGACGTGCTTGGGAGCTTGACTTTTCCAAGGAACGGTTCTTCTTATCTTAACGCTTTTAAGATCGTATCAATTTTAGAAGACCTGTGGAAGGAGGCCCAAAAACGTCTGGCGAATAGCAGCGAAATCATACGAATATTTACCAAGAGTTTTT TGTTTGAAAGTGCGAACATCAACGGGGAATACAGATTTCCACAAGAATCTCTTCTGTATCTTCAAAAGCAGATGCATTGGGATGAACTCACTGACCAGATACAATTACCCAGGAAACTGCTTTCTGAAGGCAAAT ATCCGTGTCGTTCTGTTGGTGCTCTGTATTCAAGACTACATGCCATTGTGCCAGTACGATT GAGCGACACCAATGAAACTCTAAGGCTGAATAGCCACGTGATATCCATGTCGCTATGTATGCCGGTAAAGCACAAGTACCAAAGGAATATTCTCATCATACTGAAACATCTTAAG gcTCTTGACGAAAATGAGTATACATATTGCGCTTTctggaatttttcaaaaca CACGATTCAAGGGAGAGGAGCTTGGTCACGTGACGGTTGTCACGTGGTTACAGAGAGGTCCAACAGGACACACACTGTGTGCGCCTGTGGTCATCTCACCAACTTTGCTGTTCTTATGGGATCTGGAGAGTATTCG GTGCCAAAAGCTGACAAATTTGCTTTGGGTATCATTACATACGTTGGTTGCATTTTATCCTTATTTGGAGCTGTTGGTGCTATTACGTCGTTTGCTGTTTTCAC TCAGCTGAACACAGACCGTCACATCATTCATGGGAACTTGCTGGTGTCCATTGCCATTTCCCAAACCATATTTTTGTTTGGAATAGAGCAGACAGAAAACGAg TTACAGTGTAAATTCACGGCGATCATGCTTCATTATTTCTACTTGGTATCATTCGGTTGGATGCTTTGCGAGGGACTTCATCTTTACACCATGGTGGTGAAGGTCTTCAACTTATCTTCTAAAATTTATCACTACATTGTGTTAGCTTGGG ggaTTCCAGCTTTGCTTGTTCTCGTAACAGCTGCTTGTATGTACTCCGACTATGGCACAAAAACAAG TTGCTGGATTTCGCCCGAAAGAAACACTTTGTTGGCGTTTATCATTCCTGTAGCTGTTACCACTTTG GCGAACATTGTGATCTTGGGTTTGGTTTTGCATGAGATTTGTCGCCTTCACACGACGGGACGAACTTGCATGAGCGATGTCGTTCG atCTACTCTCAAGTCATTAGTGGTACTTTTTCCTCTTCTTGGAGTTACTTGGTTATTTGGACTGCTGGTGTTTGCTACTCATAGTGTTGCATTCCAGTATCTATTCGCTCTGTCTAATACCATGCAg ggctttttcatttttctccttcACTCTTTGTTTAATTCGGAG aTTCGGAAGAACTTCAAACGTAAGAAAGAGACGTGGAAGGCAATAAAAGCCATCCGCTTTATCCGTAAACGACTATCGGGTTCCTCAGTTGTAACACCTTTAGGACGTCAGAGCTCCCTCTCAGAGAAAGCTTCTACATTCAAG ccttcttCAGCTGAGTGA